In the Numida meleagris isolate 19003 breed g44 Domestic line chromosome 5, NumMel1.0, whole genome shotgun sequence genome, one interval contains:
- the PRDX3 gene encoding thioredoxin-dependent peroxide reductase, mitochondrial produces MAPTGAQPMLAAEGTTSAPPAPGRNANPGRFLPPRGGSEPSTALVPPRVPCPPPGPACCAALKMAAALRGLLRRAVPAAGRTLTVQPLLCARRRLTLGASRLAPAVTQHAPFFKGTAVVNGEFKELTLDDFKGKYLVLFFYPLDFTFVCPTEIVAFSNKANEFHDVNCEVVAVSVDSHFCHLAWINTPRKSGGLGKMNIPVLSDLTKQISRDYGVLLEGPGIALRGLFIIDPNGVIKHLSVNDLPVGRSVEETLRLVKAFQYVETHGEVCPANWTPDSPTIKPSPEASKEYFEKVHT; encoded by the exons ATGG CCCCGACAGGAGCGCAGCCCATGCTCGCCGCCGAAGGAACCACCTCCGCTCCTCCTGCCCCGGGACGCAACGCCAACCCAGGGCGATTCCTGCCGCCTCGGGGCGGCTCCGAGCCTAGCACCGCCCTCGTTCCTCCTCGCGTCCCCTGCCCGCCGCCTGGCCCCGCCTGCTGCGCCGCGCTCAAGATGGCCGCTGCGCTGAGGGGGCTGCTGCGCCGCGCG GTGCCCGCCGCCGGGAGGACGCTGACGGTGCAGCCGCTGCTGTGCGCCCGCCGCCGGCTCACGCTGG GCGCCTCGCGGCTCGCCCCGGCCGTCACGCAGCACGCCCCGTTTTTTAAAGGCACGGCCGTGGTCAATGGGGAGTTCAAGGAGCTGACCCTGGATGACTTCAAGGGGAAATACCTCGTGCTCTTCTTCTACCCTCTGGATTT CACTTTTGTGTGCCCCACAGAAATTGTGGCTTTTAGTAACAAAGCGAATGAATTCCACGATGTGAACTGTGAAGTGGTGGCAGTCTCTGTGGACTCTCACTTCTGCCACCTGGCCTGGATAAATACACCGCGCAAG AGTGGCGGTTTGGGCAAAATGAATATTCCAGTTCTGTCAGACCTCACGAAACAAATCTCCCGTGATTATGGTGTTCTGCTAGAAGGACCTGGCATTGCACTAAG AGGTCTGTTCATCATTGATCCAAACGGGGTCATCAAGCATCTAAGTGTCAATGATCTCCCCGTCGGTCGCAGTGTGGAAGAGACCCTTCGCTTGGTGAAAGCATTCCAGTATGTGGAAACACATGGAGAGGTTTGCCCAGCAAACTGGACTCCAGATTCCCCTACA ATCAAACCAAGCCCAGAGGCTTCTAAAGAATATTTCGAGAAAGTGCATAcataa
- the SFXN4 gene encoding sideroflexin-4 isoform X2 — MDANLRLWRAEGPSFWQRLLLWADVLDPLHLLKSADEIRKARLLLENSEKTQSGPIQNHETKQAFLLSLASVHPDTGKIIPVFFRAPAFLPVTLPLVISSSLQLQAKQIFLCQFAFHAYTTGFTLLNGNGTTKDEENSLHQKQVLVGVGAVSYAALLGAFPFIFMDRYTLKSPVTHLIVKRLLPAPLFFFFCAFTVVAVRSPEFENGIEVMDRNGKVLGVSQKAGEKAVKETALSRGILFGTTFFLPAVLMHFVERVNTARTPRALASVKMLTITAVLVGMLPASLGMFPQCGEIKREDLEAEILSSTEETVLFYNRGI, encoded by the exons ATGGACGCCAACCTGCGGCTCTGGAGGGCGGAGGGCCCG TCTTTTTGGCAGAGGCTTCTCCTCTGGGCGGATGTCTTAGACCCCCTGCACCTCCTGAAGTCCGCG GATGAAATAAGAAAAGCCCGGTTATTAttagaaaacagtgaaaagacCCAGAGTGGGCCCATACAGAATCATGAG ACAAAACAAGCCTTCCTGCTAAGCCTG gcCAGCGTACATCCTGATACAGGCAAGataattcctgttttcttcagagctcCAG ctttCCTGCCTGTAACTCTTCCATTG GTCATTTCTTCGTCACTTCAGctgcaagcaaaacaaatttttttgtGTCAG tttgcatttCATGCATACACCACAGGATTCACCCTATTAAATGGAAATGGTACCACGAAGGATGAA GAGAACTCGCTTCACCAAAAGCAAGTCTTGGTCGGCGTGGGAGCCGTTTCCTATGCAGCACTTTTAggt GCCTTTCCTTTTATCTTTATGGACCGATACACGTTGAAGAGTCCAGTAACACATCTGATTGTCAAAAGACTTCTACCTGCTCCTCTTTTT tttttttttt GTGCTTTTACTGTGGTAGCGGTGAGAAGCCCAGAATTTGAGAATGGAATTGAAGTGATGGACAGGAATGGCAAAGTTTTAGGAGTGTCACAGAAGGCTGGTGAGAAG GCCGTTAAAGAAACAGCACTATCAAGAGGCATCTTGTTTGGGACAACATTCTTCCTGCCAGCTGTGCTTATGCACTTTGTGGAAAG GGTGAACACTGCAAGAACTCCACGTGCTTTGGCTTCAGTGAAAATGCTTACAATTACGGCAGTACTGGTAGGGATGTTACCAGCTTCACTGGGCATGTTCCCGCAGTGTGGTGAG ATAAAACGAGAAGACCTTGAAGCAGAAATTCTGTCATCTACAGAAGAAACAGTATTATTCTACAACAGAGGAATTTAG
- the SFXN4 gene encoding sideroflexin-4 isoform X1: MDANLRLWRAEGPSFWQRLLLWADVLDPLHLLKSADEIRKARLLLENSEKTQSGPIQNHETKQAFLLSLASVHPDTGKIIPVFFRAPAFLPVTLPLVISSSLQLQAKQIFLCQFAFHAYTTGFTLLNGNGTTKDEENSLHQKQVLVGVGAVSYAALLGAFPFIFMDRYTLKSPVTHLIVKRLLPAPLFGLMSAFTVVAVRSPEFENGIEVMDRNGKVLGVSQKAGEKAVKETALSRGILFGTTFFLPAVLMHFVERVNTARTPRALASVKMLTITAVLVGMLPASLGMFPQCGEIKREDLEAEILSSTEETVLFYNRGI; encoded by the exons ATGGACGCCAACCTGCGGCTCTGGAGGGCGGAGGGCCCG TCTTTTTGGCAGAGGCTTCTCCTCTGGGCGGATGTCTTAGACCCCCTGCACCTCCTGAAGTCCGCG GATGAAATAAGAAAAGCCCGGTTATTAttagaaaacagtgaaaagacCCAGAGTGGGCCCATACAGAATCATGAG ACAAAACAAGCCTTCCTGCTAAGCCTG gcCAGCGTACATCCTGATACAGGCAAGataattcctgttttcttcagagctcCAG ctttCCTGCCTGTAACTCTTCCATTG GTCATTTCTTCGTCACTTCAGctgcaagcaaaacaaatttttttgtGTCAG tttgcatttCATGCATACACCACAGGATTCACCCTATTAAATGGAAATGGTACCACGAAGGATGAA GAGAACTCGCTTCACCAAAAGCAAGTCTTGGTCGGCGTGGGAGCCGTTTCCTATGCAGCACTTTTAggt GCCTTTCCTTTTATCTTTATGGACCGATACACGTTGAAGAGTCCAGTAACACATCTGATTGTCAAAAGACTTCTACCTGCTCCTCTTTTTG GCTTGATGAGTGCTTTTACTGTGGTAGCGGTGAGAAGCCCAGAATTTGAGAATGGAATTGAAGTGATGGACAGGAATGGCAAAGTTTTAGGAGTGTCACAGAAGGCTGGTGAGAAG GCCGTTAAAGAAACAGCACTATCAAGAGGCATCTTGTTTGGGACAACATTCTTCCTGCCAGCTGTGCTTATGCACTTTGTGGAAAG GGTGAACACTGCAAGAACTCCACGTGCTTTGGCTTCAGTGAAAATGCTTACAATTACGGCAGTACTGGTAGGGATGTTACCAGCTTCACTGGGCATGTTCCCGCAGTGTGGTGAG ATAAAACGAGAAGACCTTGAAGCAGAAATTCTGTCATCTACAGAAGAAACAGTATTATTCTACAACAGAGGAATTTAG